A region from the Methanofollis liminatans DSM 4140 genome encodes:
- a CDS encoding type II/IV secretion system ATPase subunit: protein MNLPFPWKHPDQSEIFTDYDPETEPALVEAAIPEAFDLVESYWVDKGRSLVCILLNRHIGQNEYHLMEPALSPFEYELLERLHEDLRDTLILSDDEMIRERKRVLIERMNGLIREYGVQIDPISRRKIEYYILRNFIGWSRLEGLMKDPDIEDISCDGTNIPLFLYHRRFKNIRTNLSFSEVELNSLGISLAQRSGKHVSIGTPVVDATLPDGSRLQLTFGKEVSTRGTSFTIRKFRAEPFTPVELLDLGTFSPEELAYFWMSIENNKSLLFIGGTASGKTSSLNAVSLFIPPLAKVVSIEDTREITLFHENWIASVTRDTIAGEASTSISMFDLLKAAMRQRPEFILVGEVRGAEAQTLFQAMNTGHTTFSTMHAGGVDAAIHRLENEPLNVPRNMVQALDVVSVQALIYRGTERVRRCQEVVEIAGIDPGSGNLRVNTVFTYDAIHDVMRYSGRSLVYGRIMEMRGWTQARLEEEINERIHILRAMQEQKITDYRKVSHIFHLYAINRNTVMESIDTLSRLFS, encoded by the coding sequence ATGAATCTGCCGTTTCCCTGGAAACACCCGGACCAATCAGAGATCTTCACCGATTACGACCCGGAAACCGAGCCGGCCCTGGTTGAGGCGGCGATCCCTGAGGCTTTTGATCTCGTTGAGAGTTACTGGGTGGATAAAGGGCGATCGCTTGTCTGTATCCTCCTCAACCGGCATATCGGCCAGAACGAGTATCACCTGATGGAGCCCGCCCTCTCCCCGTTTGAGTACGAACTCCTGGAACGCCTCCACGAAGACCTGCGCGACACGCTGATCCTCTCGGACGACGAGATGATCCGTGAGCGCAAACGGGTGCTCATCGAGCGGATGAACGGTCTGATAAGGGAATACGGGGTCCAGATCGATCCCATCTCCCGCAGGAAGATCGAGTATTACATTTTGAGAAATTTCATCGGCTGGTCCCGCCTGGAGGGGCTGATGAAAGACCCCGATATCGAGGATATCTCCTGCGACGGCACCAACATTCCCCTCTTCCTGTACCACCGGCGGTTCAAGAACATCAGGACAAACCTCTCCTTCTCCGAGGTCGAGTTGAACTCTCTCGGCATCTCCCTTGCCCAGCGTTCGGGGAAACACGTCTCGATCGGAACGCCGGTGGTGGACGCCACTCTTCCGGACGGTTCAAGGCTCCAGCTCACCTTCGGCAAGGAGGTCTCGACGCGCGGCACCTCGTTTACGATCAGGAAGTTCCGGGCCGAACCCTTCACCCCGGTCGAACTCCTCGACCTGGGCACCTTCTCCCCCGAGGAACTGGCCTATTTCTGGATGTCGATCGAGAACAACAAGAGCCTGCTCTTTATCGGCGGCACGGCCTCGGGCAAGACCTCCTCGCTCAACGCCGTCTCGCTGTTTATCCCGCCCCTGGCAAAGGTCGTCTCCATCGAGGACACCCGCGAGATCACCCTCTTCCACGAGAACTGGATCGCCTCGGTGACGCGGGACACGATTGCAGGGGAGGCGTCGACCTCGATTTCGATGTTCGATCTCCTGAAGGCGGCGATGCGGCAGCGGCCCGAGTTCATTCTGGTCGGCGAGGTGCGCGGCGCCGAGGCCCAGACGCTCTTCCAGGCGATGAACACCGGGCACACCACCTTCTCCACGATGCATGCAGGCGGTGTCGACGCCGCCATCCACCGCCTGGAGAACGAACCCCTCAACGTCCCGAGGAACATGGTGCAGGCCCTGGACGTCGTCAGCGTGCAGGCGCTCATTTACCGCGGCACCGAGCGGGTCAGGCGCTGCCAGGAGGTCGTGGAGATCGCCGGCATCGACCCGGGCAGCGGGAACCTCCGGGTGAACACCGTCTTCACCTACGACGCCATCCACGACGTGATGCGCTACTCGGGCAGGTCGCTCGTCTACGGCAGGATCATGGAGATGCGGGGCTGGACCCAGGCGAGGCTTGAAGAGGAGATCAACGAGCGGATCCACATCCTCAGGGCGATGCAGGAGCAGAAGATCACCGATTATCGGAAGGTCTCTCATATCTTCCACCTCTATGCGATCAACCGGAACACCGTGATGGAGAGCATCGACACCCTTTCAAGGCTGTTTTCATGA
- a CDS encoding RAD55 family ATPase, with amino-acid sequence MRDRADLRVPTGIASLDPVLDGGVPPGSMILLLGDIGAGNSDFIRSSAIFLSKEKKERGDEAAPAGEILYITVTRIRDDILREAVSSVSPDLYAAMEEGVRFSDLSERYFDASVVPVDWYGGSNILTRMQSRSSRENILGELSTILSDAAPGSVIYLDSLTDLAAQADTPQEWKAFTGFLRGLQRVTKRWGSVIYLPLTRGVLPTAKEIEIQDIADAVTLFQWEETQAMRRQRTMYFRKFRGVMPHLEEQDLVKFGVRITAGGGFEVSNIRVVI; translated from the coding sequence ATGAGGGACAGAGCAGATCTGAGGGTTCCAACCGGGATCGCCTCCCTTGACCCGGTGCTGGACGGCGGCGTCCCGCCGGGGTCGATGATACTCCTTCTCGGGGATATCGGGGCAGGGAACAGCGACTTCATCAGGTCATCAGCAATATTCCTATCAAAGGAGAAAAAAGAGCGAGGCGATGAAGCAGCTCCTGCCGGCGAGATCCTGTACATCACGGTCACCCGCATACGGGACGATATCCTCAGGGAGGCGGTGAGTTCGGTGAGCCCGGATCTCTACGCCGCCATGGAGGAGGGGGTCAGGTTCAGCGATCTTTCCGAACGTTATTTTGACGCCAGCGTCGTTCCGGTCGATTGGTATGGGGGGAGCAACATCCTCACCCGGATGCAAAGCCGCTCCTCACGGGAAAACATCCTCGGAGAACTCTCGACGATCCTCTCGGATGCGGCGCCGGGCAGCGTCATTTATCTCGATTCGCTCACCGACCTTGCCGCACAGGCCGACACGCCGCAGGAGTGGAAAGCGTTCACCGGTTTTCTTCGCGGCCTGCAGCGGGTGACAAAACGGTGGGGGTCGGTGATCTACCTACCCCTGACGCGCGGTGTCCTTCCAACAGCGAAGGAGATCGAGATCCAGGACATCGCCGACGCCGTCACCCTCTTTCAGTGGGAGGAGACGCAGGCGATGCGGCGGCAGAGGACGATGTACTTCAGGAAGTTCAGGGGGGTGATGCCCCACCTCGAGGAGCAGGATCTGGTGAAGTTCGGCGTGCGCATCACCGCCGGGGGCGGGTTTGAGGTATCCAATATCAGGGTGGTCATATGA
- a CDS encoding type II secretion system F family protein, with product MSDESRPGLFRRFVEAVVRRDPVKYNNLRQDLISARLGMTVEGYVGRSVQFALLAGMFFGLLVYFISGFVHLPAGSIQIVNILHLPMPLLEKGSSSWYLIRIFAFMAAAAIAGAASYALALRYPALERGNRETKINLSLHNTVSYIYAMRRGGAEIIDIFRSLSENAGIYGESAIEFRQVVRDADYFGMDVVSAIRHLSETTPSKKLKEFLEDLLSVIESGGNLSAFLSTRVRIYQEEARFEQKQFISTLEFVGEAYVTAFVAGPLFLVIVMVVMGLLGGSAITQLSVVAYALLPIGSLIMILFIDLISVKEEGAERYTKMKVLEAFGEVRVVDVDGEETLFKQLAHYDRIRGIRAFIRAPLRGFVVDARRTFLITVPAALLYLLAIFLNLPPSLPFEAAVSAVDDHVVIAALLVMICYAVFFEVWRREIKGMEGAVPEFLARMAGINQVGLTLAQAIEILVRTNLGVLSYEIKRISKDIAWGANVQDALVRFEHRVRTPVVSRSVTLITTATRMSGNISEILTIASKDAQMSQVLRQERNAAMLLYLAVIYIAFFVFIFVVVVISAQFLPLLEDVGAQASQIGGTFGDIGSGSLLSIKRLLYHICLIQAFFSGLVAGKMGEGSVRAGVKHAAIMLFIGLAAFNLLV from the coding sequence ATGAGCGACGAGAGCAGGCCCGGTCTCTTCAGACGTTTTGTCGAGGCGGTCGTACGCCGGGACCCGGTAAAATACAACAACCTCAGGCAGGACCTGATCTCGGCGCGGCTCGGCATGACGGTCGAGGGATATGTGGGCCGCTCAGTCCAGTTTGCCCTCCTGGCAGGCATGTTCTTCGGCCTCCTCGTCTATTTCATCTCGGGCTTTGTACACCTGCCGGCAGGCAGCATTCAGATCGTCAACATCCTCCACCTGCCGATGCCTCTTCTCGAAAAAGGCTCGTCGTCCTGGTATCTGATCCGGATCTTTGCCTTTATGGCGGCTGCAGCCATTGCCGGGGCGGCGTCCTACGCCCTTGCCCTCAGGTACCCGGCGCTGGAACGGGGAAACCGGGAGACGAAGATCAACCTCTCCCTCCACAACACCGTCTCATACATCTATGCAATGCGGAGGGGGGGCGCCGAAATCATCGATATCTTCCGGTCTCTCTCGGAAAACGCCGGAATTTACGGCGAGAGCGCCATCGAGTTTCGGCAGGTGGTGCGCGACGCCGATTATTTCGGCATGGACGTGGTATCGGCGATCCGTCACCTCTCCGAGACGACCCCATCAAAAAAACTCAAAGAGTTCCTTGAAGACCTCCTCTCGGTCATCGAGAGCGGGGGAAACCTTTCGGCGTTTCTCTCGACCCGCGTCCGGATATACCAGGAAGAGGCGCGCTTTGAGCAGAAACAGTTCATCAGCACCCTGGAGTTTGTCGGAGAGGCCTATGTCACCGCTTTTGTCGCCGGCCCGCTCTTCCTCGTGATCGTGATGGTAGTGATGGGGCTGCTCGGCGGATCGGCGATCACCCAGCTCTCGGTCGTCGCCTATGCCCTGCTCCCGATCGGCTCCCTGATCATGATCCTTTTCATCGACCTGATCTCGGTGAAGGAAGAGGGCGCCGAGCGCTACACGAAGATGAAGGTGCTCGAAGCCTTCGGAGAGGTCAGGGTGGTCGATGTCGACGGAGAGGAAACCCTGTTCAAGCAGCTCGCCCATTACGACCGCATCCGGGGGATCAGGGCGTTCATCAGAGCACCGTTGCGCGGCTTCGTCGTGGACGCGCGGCGGACCTTCCTCATCACGGTGCCGGCGGCACTCCTCTACCTGCTGGCAATCTTCCTGAACCTCCCTCCCTCTCTCCCCTTCGAGGCTGCCGTCTCTGCCGTCGACGACCATGTCGTCATTGCGGCCCTTCTGGTCATGATCTGCTACGCTGTCTTCTTCGAGGTCTGGCGGCGCGAGATCAAGGGGATGGAGGGAGCGGTCCCCGAGTTTCTGGCCAGGATGGCCGGCATCAACCAGGTCGGCCTCACCCTTGCACAGGCGATAGAGATCCTGGTGCGGACAAACCTCGGCGTTCTTTCCTACGAGATAAAGCGAATCAGCAAGGACATCGCATGGGGGGCAAATGTCCAGGACGCCCTCGTCCGTTTCGAGCACAGGGTGCGCACCCCGGTGGTCTCCCGCTCGGTCACCCTGATCACGACCGCCACCAGGATGAGCGGCAACATCTCCGAGATCCTGACAATCGCCTCAAAAGATGCCCAGATGTCCCAGGTGCTCAGGCAGGAGAGAAACGCGGCGATGCTCCTCTATCTTGCGGTCATCTACATCGCCTTCTTCGTCTTCATCTTCGTCGTCGTGGTCATCTCGGCCCAGTTCCTCCCGCTGCTCGAGGATGTCGGCGCCCAGGCAAGCCAGATCGGTGGAACCTTCGGCGATATCGGGAGTGGGTCGCTCCTCTCGATCAAGAGGCTCCTCTATCATATCTGCCTGATACAGGCCT